In Paenibacillus sp. 1781tsa1, one DNA window encodes the following:
- a CDS encoding iron-containing alcohol dehydrogenase, which yields MRSFQFYNPTRLIFGKGQLQALQTEVPKYGNRILLVYGGGSIKRSGLYDQVISQLNEIGAEVTELAGVEPNPRLSTVHKGVELCRTHNIDLVLAVGGGSVLDCGKAIAVGAKYDGDMWDVVVREATPQGGLPLGTILTMAATGSEMNNGSVITNQDTQEKWAWFSEYSFPAFSILDPEFTYTVPLDQTVYGMVDMMSHVFEHYFHLDTNTPVQLGFCETILRTVIDTAPRLIKDPENYELRETILYCGTMALNDVLNMGLAGDWASHNIEHAVSAVYDIPHGGGLAILFPHWMKHNLDVDVDRFKRLAVNVFDINPTGKSDKQVAEEGIEALRKFWTSIGAPSRLADYDIDDSQIDVMADKAMRFGPFGFFKNLQREDVVQIYQAAL from the coding sequence ATGAGATCTTTTCAGTTTTATAATCCGACCCGGCTGATTTTTGGCAAAGGGCAACTTCAAGCACTACAAACCGAAGTTCCAAAATACGGAAATCGTATTTTGCTTGTATATGGTGGTGGAAGCATCAAGCGCAGCGGCCTGTACGATCAGGTGATCAGCCAGTTGAATGAGATTGGAGCAGAGGTGACGGAACTCGCTGGTGTAGAACCGAACCCTCGTCTGTCTACTGTTCATAAAGGTGTAGAGTTATGCAGAACACATAATATTGATCTCGTTCTTGCGGTTGGCGGCGGCAGTGTACTTGACTGTGGTAAAGCCATCGCAGTAGGGGCCAAATACGATGGAGACATGTGGGATGTTGTTGTGCGCGAAGCAACTCCGCAAGGCGGACTTCCACTGGGTACAATTCTGACAATGGCAGCGACAGGTTCCGAGATGAATAACGGTTCAGTGATCACGAATCAGGATACGCAGGAGAAATGGGCATGGTTCAGCGAGTATTCATTCCCAGCGTTCTCCATTCTTGATCCGGAGTTCACATACACCGTACCTTTGGATCAGACGGTATACGGCATGGTGGACATGATGTCGCATGTGTTTGAACATTATTTCCATCTGGATACGAATACACCGGTTCAGCTTGGATTCTGTGAGACGATTCTTCGTACGGTCATCGATACCGCTCCTCGCCTGATCAAAGATCCGGAAAACTATGAACTGCGCGAAACCATCCTTTACTGCGGAACAATGGCGCTTAATGATGTTCTGAATATGGGGCTTGCTGGAGACTGGGCATCTCACAATATTGAACATGCTGTGTCGGCCGTGTATGACATTCCTCATGGGGGTGGCCTTGCCATTCTGTTCCCACACTGGATGAAGCATAATCTGGATGTGGATGTAGATCGATTCAAACGTTTGGCTGTTAATGTATTTGATATCAATCCTACTGGAAAGTCGGACAAACAAGTTGCTGAAGAAGGCATTGAAGCGCTGCGCAAATTCTGGACTTCGATTGGTGCCCCTAGCCGTTTGGCGGACTATGACATCGACGACAGTCAGATTGATGTGATGGCTGATAAAGCGATGCGCTTTGGTCCGTTCGGATTCTTCAAAAACTTGCAGCGTGAAGATGTAGTACAAATTTATCAAGCTGCACTGTAA
- a CDS encoding phosphotransferase family protein: protein MSMESTTLQQLIKQTIHQYVSSDVHIRSIKSNPVGTGFQAVELLRHYIELLVNGVNRDISLVTKKATFIERSALSRLFLQGANVPYSLTNEPHNKDRSLICIQDVDYQTDYSHLDINLLQNKELRALAYIHGTNMGAKKELPWISNVDRSHIVDMIETRWRPSWKNAIESPPFIEEFGSTLIGEIEAVASSIVNDLETLIEDEHTHTLIHNDLNPGNVLVHNNEDVYFIDWEEARYGSLFFDIPLRCAHMRQVEIYREALSSQGYDIPQNQFEKYFSSASRYLGIRYMSWNLGVWQHSPQAKNDLKKYMKMVTEPLFS from the coding sequence ATGAGTATGGAGTCTACCACATTACAACAACTAATAAAACAAACCATTCATCAATATGTATCCTCGGATGTTCACATTCGAAGTATCAAAAGTAACCCTGTCGGTACGGGATTTCAAGCCGTTGAATTGCTTCGACATTATATTGAATTACTTGTAAATGGAGTAAACAGGGATATTTCTCTCGTGACCAAGAAGGCCACGTTTATTGAACGCTCTGCCTTGTCCAGATTATTTTTACAAGGAGCAAATGTACCTTATAGTCTAACAAATGAACCTCATAACAAGGATCGCAGCCTGATCTGTATCCAGGATGTGGACTACCAAACCGATTATAGTCATTTGGATATAAATCTGCTTCAGAATAAAGAATTACGAGCATTGGCTTACATACACGGAACGAATATGGGGGCAAAAAAAGAATTGCCCTGGATATCTAATGTGGATCGATCTCATATCGTTGATATGATAGAAACTCGTTGGAGACCTTCTTGGAAAAACGCCATAGAAAGTCCACCATTCATTGAGGAATTTGGATCAACGCTCATTGGAGAGATTGAAGCTGTAGCAAGTAGCATCGTAAATGATCTTGAAACTCTTATCGAGGACGAACATACGCATACGCTGATTCATAATGATCTGAATCCCGGCAATGTATTGGTACACAACAATGAGGACGTTTATTTTATTGATTGGGAGGAAGCAAGGTATGGCTCCCTGTTCTTCGATATCCCTCTGCGCTGTGCACATATGAGACAAGTTGAGATCTATCGTGAGGCTCTTAGTTCTCAAGGATACGATATTCCACAAAATCAATTTGAAAAGTACTTCTCCTCGGCATCCCGATATCTTGGAATTCGTTATATGAGTTGGAACCTTGGAGTTTGGCAACACTCCCCCCAAGCCAAAAACGACTTAAAAAAGTATATGAAAATGGTGACTGAACCTTTGTTCTCCTGA
- a CDS encoding methyl-accepting chemotaxis protein, translating to MLFAKARQRLTNMSFRFKLPMMISILVCIVLAVTAVLCYKVAEEITLDKSKDEIQSTSDRIGAGLFTSLSLEEQSAFLITTHRTFQDLLEIRDTAGQSDDAFFSENSELVNKANGILADSLTGMEGSSVIILLDREGVVVAANNPEVVGGERATRTYFQQALQGHNYVSEGVISESLGTLGTVFAMPIYGDNKEVKGVLATTASTSFFVNQLQNVKINEEGKVIILDRLGLVIFNSADEKMIGQKMDSSEYQSLIDLPANEQLQQGEASTEEKVVFYSKIPKSDWTVIVEDTYEDVKRPLTGMANQMYIVLFSAIAVSVIAGILISQLVTRPISRITLLFKQLAGGDLTVQAQGKYSGEFKVLADSFNTMAEGNKQLISSMNHSIGILKTSTSELEKSTQQTSTTIAETTTTAFEISRAMESQANDTESIVDKFMNVGNKIENVNEMSQSVMLKADEITDAFKNNHEVIDALIAVNGQNEIEVGNISKITVQLAESSSGIHQITGTIAEIANQTKLLALNASIEAARAGEQGRGFAVVASEIRKLAEQTTAQSEDINRIVMQTINHVEQNNRSVQAIEDIAEQHKSSVSQTKETFNFVTENMNEMMSQVQAIATEIQSIERDKDDVIGAAQNLSASGEEVSASVEEVTATMQEQSGMTEHLADMVQRIDGLTKQLAEESSRFKIK from the coding sequence ATGTTATTTGCAAAAGCGAGGCAACGCTTGACCAACATGTCTTTTCGGTTCAAATTGCCGATGATGATCAGTATTCTGGTCTGCATCGTACTGGCCGTGACGGCTGTGCTGTGTTACAAAGTGGCAGAAGAGATCACACTGGACAAAAGCAAGGATGAGATCCAGTCAACTTCTGACCGGATTGGAGCAGGTTTATTTACTTCACTAAGTCTGGAGGAGCAGTCCGCGTTTCTAATTACAACACATCGGACCTTCCAAGATTTGCTGGAGATTCGAGATACAGCAGGACAGAGTGATGATGCGTTTTTTTCGGAAAATAGCGAACTGGTGAACAAGGCCAATGGCATATTGGCAGACAGCCTGACAGGAATGGAGGGCAGTAGCGTTATCATTCTCCTGGATCGTGAAGGCGTTGTGGTTGCAGCAAACAATCCCGAAGTGGTCGGTGGGGAACGTGCCACACGCACGTATTTTCAGCAGGCACTTCAAGGGCACAACTATGTCAGCGAAGGTGTAATCTCTGAATCTCTGGGAACGCTGGGGACCGTCTTTGCGATGCCGATCTACGGTGATAACAAAGAAGTGAAAGGCGTGCTTGCGACGACTGCCTCGACTTCATTTTTCGTCAACCAGTTACAGAACGTCAAGATCAACGAAGAGGGAAAAGTTATTATTCTGGATCGTTTAGGCCTGGTTATTTTTAATTCAGCAGATGAGAAAATGATTGGTCAGAAGATGGATTCCTCTGAGTATCAGTCGCTGATTGATCTGCCTGCCAATGAGCAGTTGCAACAAGGGGAGGCGAGCACGGAGGAAAAAGTGGTTTTCTACTCCAAAATTCCGAAATCCGATTGGACTGTCATTGTGGAGGATACGTATGAAGATGTGAAAAGGCCGCTGACAGGGATGGCGAATCAAATGTACATTGTTCTGTTCAGCGCTATTGCGGTGTCGGTCATCGCAGGTATCCTAATCTCGCAACTGGTAACTAGACCGATTAGCCGAATCACACTGTTGTTCAAACAGTTGGCTGGAGGAGATCTTACTGTACAGGCACAAGGGAAGTATAGTGGGGAATTTAAAGTATTGGCAGACAGCTTCAATACCATGGCCGAGGGGAACAAACAACTGATCTCCAGCATGAACCATTCCATCGGCATCCTGAAAACAAGTACATCCGAGCTGGAAAAGTCCACTCAGCAAACCTCGACCACTATTGCCGAAACAACGACAACAGCATTTGAGATTTCACGAGCTATGGAGTCCCAGGCGAACGATACCGAATCCATTGTTGATAAATTCATGAATGTCGGTAACAAGATTGAGAACGTGAATGAGATGTCGCAGTCCGTTATGCTCAAGGCAGATGAAATTACAGATGCATTCAAAAATAATCATGAAGTTATTGATGCGCTCATTGCGGTGAACGGGCAGAACGAGATCGAAGTTGGCAACATCTCCAAAATTACAGTGCAACTCGCTGAAAGCTCCTCGGGCATTCACCAGATTACAGGTACCATTGCCGAAATTGCGAATCAGACGAAATTACTTGCGTTGAATGCTTCCATTGAGGCTGCAAGAGCGGGTGAGCAAGGGCGCGGCTTCGCCGTGGTTGCTTCCGAGATTCGCAAGCTGGCAGAGCAGACGACAGCGCAATCGGAGGATATCAACCGAATTGTCATGCAGACAATTAATCACGTGGAGCAGAATAACAGAAGTGTTCAGGCTATTGAGGATATTGCGGAACAGCATAAGAGCAGTGTGAGCCAGACCAAGGAGACATTCAATTTTGTCACCGAGAATATGAATGAGATGATGAGCCAGGTTCAGGCCATTGCCACTGAGATCCAATCCATTGAACGTGATAAGGATGACGTCATTGGAGCTGCACAGAATCTGTCCGCTTCCGGTGAAGAAGTATCCGCGTCTGTGGAAGAAGTCACAGCGACGATGCAGGAGCAGTCCGGTATGACAGAACATTTGGCGGATATGGTGCAGAGAATTGATGGGCTGACCAAACAACTTGCCGAGGAATCATCCCGATTCAAAATAAAGTAG
- a CDS encoding RidA family protein, producing MSTIIHASTAPKFPLPFSHAVRAGDMVYVAGQVGVDPQTLEPIGGIKEQTEQCIRNIEVILQEAGLTLDHIVKATTHLARVEDQPEYNEVYARMIKQPYPARITVFSGLGPYLIEMEVLAYAPSVRGE from the coding sequence ATGTCTACCATCATACATGCCAGTACAGCACCCAAGTTCCCACTTCCTTTCTCCCACGCTGTCCGTGCAGGAGATATGGTCTACGTCGCAGGTCAAGTAGGCGTTGATCCACAGACACTTGAGCCTATCGGCGGCATTAAAGAGCAGACTGAGCAGTGCATTCGCAATATTGAGGTTATCCTGCAAGAAGCCGGACTTACACTGGATCATATCGTGAAGGCAACGACTCATCTGGCACGAGTGGAGGATCAGCCCGAATACAACGAGGTATATGCGCGAATGATTAAACAACCCTATCCCGCCCGTATTACCGTATTCAGCGGGTTAGGCCCTTATTTAATTGAAATGGAAGTGCTAGCTTATGCACCATCCGTTCGTGGAGAGTAG
- a CDS encoding PucR family transcriptional regulator has product MDLQQLLTIPILSKAKVIAGHRGLDRLVQSINIMDAPDIVQFLKPGDMLLTNGYILKDRPDAHLGFITDMHTIGCAALAVKTQRFSLELSPQLLETADRLGFPIIELSEIDNTLGEIFQQSISAILQNKTHELHYALSIHKQFSTMIMQGKGIPNIVDTLSQLLSSPVLLLGSKKQITASSHYAQQMDDQSLAGPLLSFIDEHPSFHTAISICLLTADTYRHAELHPIFTDRHEGYLIARYDSSASSKLSTLALEQAVNVIGLELTKKQAVKERSRRYKNEYFSDLIQGFIRSEQEALHRGKKYGLHAKGSSVLIIAKMDEPLPNKPNHILTPSGEERFISERDANYELIKQEFARLDISFVMFTKNDQFGILVFLNESSWDEHTVTQQLERIASNLYTESQLSLSFGIGNPYTNVLDIGLSYKEAVKALQSGYQMRKTRFAHSYQTMDISRLLRMIPYDEMLQFHQETFKPFEGRDPNERSELMKTLSSFYENHCQIVDTAKELFVHRNTVIYRLEKCEKLTGRNIKDPMESLRFRLAFALESLLKLNSPPSEVNHTS; this is encoded by the coding sequence ATGGATCTGCAACAGTTATTGACTATCCCCATTCTCTCCAAAGCAAAGGTTATTGCCGGGCATCGTGGCCTTGATCGCTTGGTGCAATCGATTAATATTATGGACGCCCCAGATATTGTACAATTCCTGAAGCCCGGAGATATGTTGCTGACGAACGGTTATATCCTGAAAGACCGCCCAGATGCTCATCTTGGATTCATTACAGACATGCATACGATTGGTTGTGCGGCGCTTGCTGTCAAGACACAGCGTTTCTCTCTTGAATTATCCCCGCAACTGCTTGAAACAGCCGACAGGTTGGGCTTTCCGATCATCGAACTGTCTGAGATCGACAATACACTCGGTGAAATATTTCAACAATCGATTAGCGCCATCCTTCAGAACAAAACCCATGAGCTTCACTACGCCTTATCTATTCACAAACAATTTTCCACGATGATTATGCAAGGAAAAGGTATACCCAACATCGTAGATACGTTGTCTCAGTTACTCTCTTCACCCGTTCTTCTGCTTGGTTCCAAGAAACAGATTACGGCAAGCTCCCATTATGCACAACAGATGGATGACCAGTCTCTCGCAGGGCCCTTACTGTCATTTATAGATGAGCACCCTTCCTTCCATACCGCAATCTCGATCTGCCTGCTTACTGCTGATACATATCGACACGCCGAGCTTCATCCCATCTTCACGGATCGGCACGAGGGCTATTTGATCGCACGATACGACAGTTCCGCAAGCTCCAAGCTCTCCACTCTGGCACTGGAACAAGCCGTCAATGTAATCGGTCTGGAGTTAACCAAGAAGCAAGCCGTCAAGGAACGCTCCCGCCGTTACAAAAATGAATATTTCTCCGATCTCATTCAAGGCTTCATTCGTTCGGAACAAGAAGCGTTGCATCGCGGCAAGAAATACGGGCTGCATGCAAAAGGAAGTTCCGTTCTCATCATCGCCAAGATGGATGAACCTTTACCGAACAAACCTAATCACATTCTCACTCCCTCAGGAGAAGAGCGATTCATCTCGGAACGAGACGCTAATTACGAGTTGATTAAGCAGGAGTTCGCCAGACTGGATATCTCCTTCGTCATGTTCACCAAAAACGACCAGTTTGGTATACTCGTCTTTTTGAACGAATCGTCTTGGGACGAACACACCGTTACTCAGCAACTTGAGCGAATCGCAAGCAATCTGTATACGGAGTCGCAGCTCAGCTTATCCTTCGGAATAGGCAATCCCTATACGAATGTATTGGATATCGGACTCTCCTATAAGGAAGCAGTCAAGGCGCTTCAATCCGGCTATCAGATGCGAAAGACCCGCTTCGCCCATTCCTATCAGACGATGGATATAAGTCGCCTGCTGCGTATGATTCCCTACGATGAAATGTTGCAGTTCCACCAAGAAACCTTTAAACCCTTCGAAGGCCGAGATCCAAACGAGCGCAGCGAACTTATGAAGACCTTGTCCTCTTTCTATGAGAATCATTGCCAGATCGTCGATACAGCGAAAGAGCTGTTTGTACATCGCAATACAGTGATCTATCGGTTGGAAAAATGCGAGAAACTAACCGGCCGGAACATCAAGGACCCGATGGAGAGCCTGCGCTTTCGACTTGCCTTTGCACTTGAGTCCCTTCTGAAGCTTAATTCACCTCCCAGTGAAGTTAATCATACGTCTTGA
- a CDS encoding ABC transporter ATP-binding protein produces MAIQIQGVSKSFVSATGEDIQVLAEVSMQIKKQEFFSIVGPSGCGKSTIFNIIAGLLKPTNGKVIVCGEEIDQTTGHVGYMMQKDLLLPWRSILDNVTLGLEVKGMSKKDRSDIAMDYLDRYGLASFAEAYPSTLSGGMRQRVALIRTLVTQPDIILLDEPFSALDYQTRLILEDEILSILKSEGKTGVLITHDIEEAIAISDRIAVMSKRPTTVKQVYDIGLASQYGSALKARSDQKFKQYFESIWAELDIQMGRIS; encoded by the coding sequence ATGGCTATACAGATACAAGGCGTATCCAAATCATTTGTCAGTGCAACCGGAGAAGATATTCAGGTCCTGGCTGAGGTTTCGATGCAAATCAAGAAACAGGAATTCTTCAGTATCGTGGGACCGAGCGGTTGCGGCAAGAGCACGATTTTCAACATTATCGCAGGTCTGCTTAAGCCAACAAATGGCAAGGTTATCGTCTGTGGCGAAGAGATCGATCAGACCACCGGACATGTCGGTTATATGATGCAGAAGGACCTGTTACTTCCTTGGAGAAGCATCCTGGACAATGTCACGTTAGGCTTGGAAGTGAAGGGCATGTCCAAAAAGGATCGCAGCGATATTGCCATGGATTACTTGGATCGTTATGGCCTGGCTTCATTCGCAGAAGCCTATCCTTCCACACTATCAGGCGGTATGCGCCAACGTGTAGCCCTCATACGTACCCTCGTTACCCAGCCCGATATTATATTACTGGACGAACCCTTCTCCGCACTTGATTATCAGACCAGACTCATTCTGGAAGATGAAATCTTATCCATTCTCAAATCCGAGGGCAAGACAGGCGTGCTTATCACACATGACATTGAGGAAGCCATCGCCATCTCCGACCGTATTGCCGTTATGAGTAAACGACCAACGACCGTGAAGCAGGTGTATGACATTGGTCTCGCCTCGCAATACGGTTCAGCACTGAAAGCCCGCTCCGACCAGAAGTTTAAACAGTATTTTGAATCGATCTGGGCAGAGCTTGATATCCAAATGGGGAGGATCAGCTAA
- a CDS encoding ABC transporter substrate-binding protein, with protein MRTFKKIAILATMTVILTTLLSACGSNATTPASGGGTSSSEGQDAAKVDKIMVSEVYHNLLYLPLYVANNQGFLKENRIELSSIRAAGSGPTALSSVISGESAFSFHGPEHVAFANAKGGDARSLVLLSGSAPVWAVAREGVTVDTTEDFKGKTIVVGLAPTSSNSLLRKLFADNNIDIDTDVTITEVQNGSELGAVLAGKADIAIVYEPQLDQGVAEGLHIVHDFTKDYPDFAFATMNTTASFIEENPDLTQRFVTSIEQALDYIQSNPDGAKAVAVKEFPNLDKEVVEQAVQRMIDSKVYPAEGLINESAFNTAIDMQRFIGNLKEELAYEDIIDSSFTK; from the coding sequence ATGCGTACATTCAAAAAGATAGCTATCCTAGCAACGATGACGGTGATATTGACCACACTACTCAGTGCATGCGGAAGCAATGCTACAACACCTGCGAGTGGCGGAGGTACATCCAGTAGTGAGGGGCAAGATGCTGCGAAGGTGGATAAAATCATGGTGTCCGAGGTGTATCACAATCTGCTCTACCTTCCGCTCTATGTAGCGAATAACCAAGGATTTCTAAAGGAGAATCGCATTGAGCTATCCTCCATCCGCGCTGCCGGAAGTGGACCAACAGCATTGTCTTCGGTCATCTCAGGCGAGTCTGCATTCTCCTTCCACGGTCCTGAGCATGTCGCATTCGCGAATGCAAAGGGCGGCGATGCTCGCTCATTGGTCCTTCTGTCCGGCAGTGCTCCTGTATGGGCGGTTGCACGAGAAGGAGTAACGGTGGACACAACAGAGGATTTCAAAGGTAAAACCATTGTTGTAGGTTTGGCACCTACAAGCTCCAACAGCTTACTGCGGAAGCTTTTCGCTGACAACAACATTGATATCGACACAGACGTGACGATCACCGAGGTTCAGAATGGCTCCGAGCTTGGTGCTGTATTAGCCGGCAAAGCCGATATTGCTATCGTTTACGAACCCCAACTGGATCAAGGCGTCGCAGAGGGGCTGCATATCGTCCATGATTTCACGAAGGATTATCCTGACTTCGCCTTTGCAACGATGAATACAACCGCAAGCTTCATTGAGGAGAATCCTGACCTCACCCAGCGCTTCGTCACCTCCATCGAGCAAGCCCTGGACTATATTCAATCGAATCCTGATGGTGCCAAAGCAGTCGCTGTGAAGGAGTTCCCCAATCTGGACAAAGAAGTCGTGGAACAAGCCGTACAACGTATGATTGACAGCAAGGTATACCCTGCTGAGGGGCTCATCAACGAATCAGCTTTTAACACCGCAATCGATATGCAGCGCTTCATCGGCAATCTGAAGGAAGAACTCGCTTACGAAGATATTATCGATTCAAGCTTCACCAAATAG
- a CDS encoding amidase: MITKPLNELTIAEAATLIKNKTISPVELTESYLKRIENLEPAVQAFVTVTAEQALQAAKESERKLMNGNYLGPLHGIPYGAKDIIHTAGIRTSAGSSTYPDFIPETNATVIDKLQAAGAILLGKTTTTEYAFQGGEPPTRNPWNLEHTPGGSSSGSAAAVAAGMASFTLGTQTFGSLLRPAAYNGLTCMKPTYGRVSRNGVITASWSLDHIGAFTRSAQDNAIVLEAMAGQDELDSFTLPYGKPDLTSALEHPISGMVIGLPSNFFQTDEPAILLAVESAIAVLEKLGMQWKKVDLPSYMEETIAAHRTVMRAEAAAFHQERFAEASDRYGHTMREQLELGYRTSAVDYLQAQRIRTIFRSEMMMLFDEVDVLLTPSTPYVAPYGYKTGSPIFNGPFTNTGLPSITVPIGFDTSSGKQLPIGMQLAGPLMREDRLLSIAHHYQKTTNWHQLTPNIHPH; the protein is encoded by the coding sequence ATGATTACGAAACCACTGAACGAGCTGACCATTGCTGAAGCCGCAACATTGATTAAAAACAAGACGATATCTCCTGTTGAGCTTACAGAGTCCTATTTGAAACGAATTGAGAATCTAGAGCCTGCTGTGCAAGCCTTCGTTACAGTCACTGCGGAACAAGCCTTGCAGGCCGCAAAAGAGTCTGAGCGTAAGCTAATGAATGGCAACTATCTCGGCCCTCTGCATGGCATTCCCTATGGAGCGAAAGACATTATCCATACCGCTGGCATACGCACCTCGGCTGGATCTAGTACCTATCCTGACTTCATACCAGAGACGAATGCTACTGTCATTGATAAGTTGCAGGCTGCCGGCGCTATCCTCCTAGGTAAGACAACAACAACGGAGTATGCGTTTCAGGGAGGAGAGCCGCCAACCCGCAACCCGTGGAATCTAGAACATACCCCAGGCGGTTCCAGTTCAGGCTCCGCCGCTGCTGTAGCGGCTGGCATGGCCTCCTTCACACTCGGAACACAGACCTTTGGATCTCTGCTTAGACCCGCAGCTTACAACGGATTAACCTGTATGAAGCCAACTTACGGCAGGGTTAGCCGTAATGGTGTCATCACAGCCAGTTGGAGCCTGGATCATATTGGCGCCTTCACTCGATCTGCACAAGATAACGCAATCGTTCTGGAAGCGATGGCCGGGCAAGATGAGCTGGACTCCTTCACGCTTCCTTATGGCAAGCCAGACTTAACAAGTGCTCTTGAGCATCCTATTTCAGGAATGGTGATCGGGCTACCGAGCAACTTCTTCCAGACCGATGAACCGGCGATTTTGTTAGCAGTAGAGTCGGCAATCGCTGTGCTTGAGAAGCTGGGCATGCAATGGAAGAAAGTTGACCTGCCTTCTTATATGGAAGAAACCATTGCTGCTCATCGTACGGTTATGCGAGCGGAAGCTGCCGCCTTCCATCAGGAACGCTTCGCGGAAGCCTCTGATCGTTACGGCCACACAATGCGGGAACAGCTTGAGCTCGGCTACCGGACGAGTGCTGTTGATTATTTGCAGGCACAGCGCATTCGAACGATATTCCGCAGCGAGATGATGATGCTTTTCGATGAAGTGGATGTGTTATTGACTCCATCAACGCCGTATGTGGCCCCTTATGGCTACAAGACGGGTAGTCCCATTTTCAACGGACCATTTACCAATACAGGGCTACCATCCATTACCGTTCCCATCGGATTCGATACTTCCTCAGGGAAGCAACTACCAATCGGCATGCAACTTGCTGGTCCACTCATGCGAGAAGACCGCTTGTTGTCCATCGCCCATCATTATCAGAAGACTACGAACTGGCATCAGTTAACACCCAATATACACCCTCACTAG
- a CDS encoding ABC transporter permease, whose translation MKSTSPKIALAGKSAGVTKNKSKRRQSTFSKEWLLTMLWRSIIVAVILVIWESAVRLKLVNGFLMGSPSAILDAAITMASSGQLLTDAFATVNATVIGFVAGSLIGSLAGLLMWYSKSIARVLDPFIVAMNGIPKIALAPMIIIWFGSGIFSKIALASVATFIVALLSAYQATHQIDESQINLMKSFGAKKSQIFRKIIVPSSLPWIISAFRINIGLALVSVVGGEFISSDKGLGHMVFVEGNLFNLPAVWVGVFMLMLVAMLLYTCVGYIESRLLPWNDNKTSSKTTSV comes from the coding sequence ATGAAGAGCACATCACCTAAAATCGCCCTTGCCGGGAAGTCTGCCGGAGTTACGAAGAACAAGAGCAAACGTAGACAATCCACCTTCTCCAAAGAATGGCTGCTCACGATGCTGTGGCGATCCATTATTGTTGCAGTCATCCTGGTCATTTGGGAATCGGCTGTTCGTTTGAAGCTCGTTAACGGATTCCTTATGGGGTCACCGAGCGCCATTCTCGATGCTGCCATCACGATGGCCAGCTCAGGACAACTGTTGACAGATGCGTTCGCAACGGTGAATGCCACCGTTATCGGCTTCGTAGCCGGAAGCTTAATCGGCTCGTTGGCAGGATTGCTCATGTGGTACTCCAAATCCATTGCCCGTGTACTCGATCCCTTCATTGTAGCCATGAACGGTATCCCGAAAATTGCCCTTGCCCCCATGATTATTATCTGGTTCGGTTCAGGCATCTTCTCCAAGATTGCTCTCGCCTCTGTCGCAACGTTTATCGTAGCGCTATTATCCGCCTACCAAGCGACGCATCAGATCGACGAATCCCAGATTAATCTGATGAAATCCTTCGGTGCTAAGAAATCACAGATTTTCCGCAAAATTATCGTCCCCTCCTCTCTGCCATGGATTATCTCGGCCTTCCGGATCAATATCGGTCTGGCACTGGTATCTGTTGTAGGCGGAGAATTCATCTCTTCTGACAAAGGACTCGGACACATGGTATTCGTCGAAGGCAACCTGTTCAACCTTCCAGCCGTATGGGTCGGCGTGTTCATGCTAATGCTTGTCGCAATGCTCCTCTATACCTGTGTCGGTTATATTGAATCCCGACTTCTTCCATGGAACGATAACAAGACCAGCAGCAAAACCACATCTGTCTAA